In the genome of Macrobrachium nipponense isolate FS-2020 chromosome 34, ASM1510439v2, whole genome shotgun sequence, one region contains:
- the LOC135207763 gene encoding uncharacterized protein LOC135207763 yields MDVESLFTNVPVNETIQMILDRVYGDPTTPSLNTPEHTPCALLEICTKKASFSNHRGRMYTQIDRVAMGSPLRVLFANFYIGTVEQTVFKGINKPRMYVPYIDDTFVCADSQEDIEDLRCAFHAHNCLKFMIEQSQDCRLPFLDVLVEQEDSFSTKVNKKPTNLGMCTNGMSECPEKYNHSTISAYVRKALLHCSSLNDTHRKLQCAVQVLINNRHSNRH; encoded by the coding sequence ATGGatgtggagtccctcttcactaATGTCCCTGTCAATGAGACCATACAGATGATCCTGGACCGGGTGTATGGGGACCCAACCACTCCATCCCTGAACACCCCTGAGCACACCCCTTGTGCCCTCCTGGAAATATGCACTAAGAAGGCCTCCTTCTCCAACCACCGAGGCCGCATGTACACCCAGATTGACAGGgtggcgatgggttctcccctcagAGTCCTCTTTGCCAATTTCTACATAGGCACCGTGGAGCAGACTGTCTTCAAAGGCATCAATAAGCCAAGGATGTATGTGCcctatattgatgacaccttcgtctgtgCCGATTCCCAAGAAGATATTGAAGACCTGAGGTGTGCTTTCCATGCCCACAACTGCCTGAAATTTATGATCGAACAAAGCCAAGATtgccgcctccccttcctcgacgtccttgttgAGCAGGAGGATTCATTCAGCACAAAGGTCAATAAAAAAccgacgaacctgggtatgtgtACGAACGGCatgagcgagtgccctgagaagTATAAtcactccaccatcagcgcctacgtcagaaAAGCCCTCTTGCACTGCTCCTCCTTGAACGACACACACAGGAAGCTGCAATGTGCTGTCCAGGTCCTCATCAACAACAGACATTCAAATAGACACTGA